A genomic window from Cytophagia bacterium CHB2 includes:
- a CDS encoding heavy-metal-associated domain-containing protein: protein MKKTLLGIAAIAVIIFAGFLLLPQQGAVQSAVIPVSGMSCDNCADKITETLHELDGVESAEVSFTKSEASVKFNPAVTNEAAIIGAIEKLGYQTTTTSGDAVAPKATCEPEGNAGTSDCCAPKTKSSNT, encoded by the coding sequence ATGAAGAAAACGTTGTTGGGCATTGCTGCGATTGCTGTGATTATTTTTGCGGGTTTTCTGCTGCTGCCGCAACAAGGCGCGGTGCAAAGTGCCGTGATTCCGGTTTCCGGCATGAGCTGCGACAACTGCGCGGATAAAATTACCGAGACCTTGCACGAACTCGACGGCGTCGAATCCGCCGAAGTGAGTTTCACAAAAAGTGAAGCAAGCGTGAAATTCAATCCGGCGGTGACGAATGAAGCCGCCATCATCGGCGCGATTGAAAAGCTGGGTTATCAGACCACGACGACTTCCGGAGACGCCGTTGCGCCCAAGGCCACATGTGAACCGGAAGGCAACGCCGGCACAAGTGATTGTTGCGCGCCCAAAACCAAGTCTTCAAATACCTGA